gttaaaattgtatagtttatgggttaaatagaataaaattaaaattgtttttttacatGTCAGCGCGTGTGTCATTCATGAATAATTTGAggagttaaataaaataaaaagttaataggTCTAATAGAAAACATAAAAAGTTTAGAGATCTATAATAGAATATAAGTGgtataatttagaaattaaattatggATTAAGCCAAATTAGGtcattagaaaaaattaaactaatatgcGTTACTTACCTAGCTACTATTTTTATCTGATGCGCTTACTCTTGTAAAGGGGTTTTCAATGTGGTTAAAGAATTCAGATTAGGACTTCATAAATATTACCATGGGCATGGGTAGAAAATAAAGTTTCTAGCTTTCTgcacattagaaaaatttagAGAGAcggacaaaaaaataattaacaataaGAAGGAATAAAGAGAATATGTATTAActaagaaaaattatttcacAACCGTTGAGCTATGTCATTCGTACAACAAATTAATGCTATGTTAGTTATAAtatggaaaaataataattaaaatattaaaaaataattaaaaacttttCCATCACAAATGTTCATATGACATGACATAACCACTGCATGAGATAAATACTCACTAACTAAGCGTAGAAGAAAATGGAAAATATtgtcaaagaaaaagaaaaatagaaaaatcatTGGTAGTAAAAATCACACAAAGTATTTCTTTTGATCTGTTTAATTTGCAGTGAGGGTAAAATTCGAATTTCATTAGGGACCAAATgtaataaattaacaaatgcTCAGAGAAGGACATTGTTGAAGGACACAAATTAATGTAAAAAACTGaagtttcaaatattttaattgggaaaatatatatattaatgaaatattatgtattttaagaaaatactatgtttttttcaaaattattcctATTTGGAATAATAAACATTTCATGTCATTGTATTTACTATTTGTACAATTGTACCTCactctttttattaatttgcaaGAAaggttcatgatttttttttaaataaaaaatataaatatttttgattgtCAAGACTATGAGTATTTTGCAGATAGAGTATTTAAGAAATAACTGATACATACCTTTAATAGTTTAAGATTTAATATGGTGTGACATTTTGTCATTCACCAAATGCAATACCATACTGCATTGTTAGCTTATTAAAcacatattaattaatatataccaTGAGCTAGCTAATCCTTTTATACTAGCCCATATTAAAATACTATAATGCCCCCAACTGAATAAGTTCGTCCCTGTGTCCTTTCCTGACAACAGAAAACAGATATAATCCTTATATATACAATGCCAGATTAACTGTTATTTGGAATAAcagatctaaaaattaaaattagagctAAAGAAAAAGGAGAATGTTAGTgcagcagaaaataaataagagaaaagaaaagaatcacacaagattttttacgtggttcgatcaatgcgatctactccacggcagagagagaatttattctatatgttttttgtgagtttacaatagggtcatcacctctatttatagtgaacccttaagacacaatttaagtcctaatccaataaggaactagactataaatcctaaaaggaaaacaatgctaaacaaaggattaagtatcctaatctaaataggaacaatatatcctaatccaaataggaacaatatgagccataactcaacaatctccaccttggcgAATACACCCAACAAGATTAATCTTGAAACCTTCTTCAGCAAATCACAAAGGCCACCAAATTGCATCACAGAATAAACTCTCCACCTTGACTTAAAATTACTCCAAAGTCAAAGTTAACCAAGACCAACTCTCTCTCTGCCATCCATGCCCCTTAAGGGCCTCATGCACTGCGTACATTAACCAAGTCATATGCTTCTCTACTCTGCACTGCCTCTTTATACGACTGCGGCTCATCGGAATCAATGATCTCACTTATTGCCAAAGCATAAGCCATAGGATTAGTATCAACCGTATCAACACAATCCACATATCTCATTGGTGTTCTGATTTGCCTTCTTCCTCTCCTTATTGCTATACTATCTTCTACCACTTCTTCATTAGGCTCGTTTATAGGATCAGTAGTAATCCTATTTGGAGCTACAAACTCCACCTTCTGGCTAGCACCCAGATCAGTTTTTCCTGCAAGATCACCAAGTTCCTCTTTCTGGCCAAACATAGTAGATTCATCAAAGGTTACGTCTCTACTAATAATCAGTTTTGGAGTTCTATCCATCTCTGTGCACCACAGTCTGTACCCTTTAACTCCAGTCGCATATCCTAGAAATATGCATTTCATTGCCCTCGCCTCAAGTTTACCATCATTAACATGAGCATAGGCAACACAACCGAAAACACGCAAGCCAGAATAATCAGAGGGTTTACCATACCATACCTCTTGAGGTGTCTTCAAATCAATTGCAGTAGATGGCGATCTATTCACCAGATAACAAGCAGTGTTAACTGCTTCAGCCCAGAAACGCTTTGGAAGACCCGCGTTTAATCGCATGCACCGAGCACGTTGTAGTAGTGTTTGGTTCATCCGCTCTGCAACCCCATTCTGCTGTGGTGTGTACCGTACAGTGTGATGCCTCACTATACCTTCCTTTCTACAGAAGTCATCGAATGGTGCATTGCAAAACTCTAACCCGTTGTCCGTTCTGAGTGTCTTGACCTGTTTTCCAGTATGTTTTCAACCATGGTCTTCCACTCCTTGAACCGCCCAAACACTTCATCCTTCGATTTCAGAAAATACAACCACACCTTTCTCGAGTAGTCATCGATAAAGGTCACAAAATATTTGAGTCCCCTGTGGGATTCAACCCGAGCAGGACCCCATAAATCCGAGTGAATATAATCCAGGATGCCTTTAGAAGTGTGCCTTCCAGAAGTGAATTTCACCCTGCGTTGCTTGCCAAGAATACAAGTTTCACAGAACTTCAGCTTCCCCATTTCCGCTCCTTCTAACAACCCTTGTTTACTCAATATGGATAGCCCCCTCTCACTCATGTGACCTAACCTTCGATGCCACAACTCGGTTTTACCATCATGTACTTCCAAGGATCGAGCAACCGCCACAGTTCCCACCACTGCACTCCCTGTGAGAATATAAATGCTGTGTTGTAGCACACCCTTCATCACAGTCAATGCACCTTTAGAAATTCTGATCTGTCCATCTCCACCTGAGTGGTTGTACCCTTGCTTGTCAAGTGTACCCACAGAAATCAAGTTCTTCCGCAGTTCAGGAATAAACCAAGCATCAAATGTTCTAACCATACCATCATACATCTTGATCTGAACAGAACCACTACCCTTGACAGCAAGCTCCTTATCATTCGCCACCTTTACAGTGCCATTCCACTCCTTGAAAGAATTAAACAATTCCTTTCTAGAAGACATATGATAAGATGCACCAGTATCTAGGACCCAGGTACTATCAGAACTTGATGTACTCACAGTCAAAACATCACCGCTTTCTTCCTCATCAGAACTCTCCTGTACCACAGCTGCATTAGCATTACCGCTTGATTCCTTGTTTTCGCCACCCTTTTTCAGCTTCGGACAATCTCTTCTAAAGTGCCCCTTCTCCTTGCAGTGATAGCATCGTCGTCCATTAGACTTCGATTTGGAACCCGACCTGTTTCCTTTCCCACCATCTCTCTCATGACTCCTGCCCCGACTCACCACAAGACCAGAAACCGATTCCTCCTCATTAGAGTTAGAGACCTTTTTCTTTAGTTCTTTGGATTGCAAAGCATCCTTTACATCACTAACAGAAATCGAATCTCTACCATATAACATTGTATCAACAAAGTTTTCATATGAACTGGGCAAAGAACATAAAAGAATGAGGGCTTGATCCTCTTCTTCAATCGAAACACCAACACCTTGTAAATCTATAACAATTCGATTGAAGTTATTAACATGATCTCTTACCTGAGTATTTTCCGTCATCctcaatgtatacaaacgttgtttCTGATACAACCGGTTTGTAAGAGATTTCTTCTGAAACTTGCTCTCCAACGCTCCCCATAAAGCATCAGCAGTTCCTTCACCGATAACCTCTCTCAACACCTCATCAGAAAGACTCAATAGAATCGTACTATGTGCCTTTGACATAATATCTGCCTTCTCTCCCACAGACAAACCTTCCGGTAAATTGTTTTCTCCTCCTAACGCCGCTACGCATCCTTGTTGAACCAAAACAGCCTTCATCTTGACTTTCCACAAAGTAAAGTCATTCGAACCATTGAATTTCTCAATATCGAATTTATGAAGCGACATCTTCAATCAACAAAATACCTAGAATCTCAGATTTGAAAtctaggctctgataccacttgttagcgcagcagaaaataaataagagaagagaaaagaatcacacaagattttttacgtggttcgatcaatgcgatctactccacggcagagagagaatttattctatatgtttgttgtgagtttacaatagggtcatcacctctatttatagtgaacccttaagacacaatttaagtcctaatccaataaggaactagactataaatcctaaaaggaaaacaatgctaaacaaaggattaagtatcctaatctaaataggaacaatatatcctaatccaaataggaacaatatgagCCATAACTCAAAAGAGAATATAATAGAAAATATGAAATTGTATTGTATTGTATGTTTTGTAGCTGAGTTGAGCTTGTTTTTATTGGCTGGAACACTTTGGAAACATATCTGTTTTATTTCAGTTGGATAAGATTTTCTTTTGTAGTTATACCATAACTACATTGTCCACCTGTCTTCTTTTATTCTATAGCTCCAAGCCAATAAAGTCCcaaacttaaaaaaaactattcatAATGTTCTTGTTTTATTTCATCAAACTATTTAACAACTCCATTCATAGATTCCAAATCTCTGTTTATAGTTTAATGGATGCGTTCTTCTTTTATGCCAATAAATTGACTCCCACTGAAAATTCGAATTCGAAACTTATGGTATAGATGGCAATGCTATATGCAAAATTAATgttattataaatttcaaaatgcatataaaaatatattcaccTGATTATTTCATTAGGGTTTGAGTTCAGCGACCTAAACTGAGTGCAGCCTCGACGTCCAGTCTCCATGCAAACCCTCCACACTCCATTCTCCAAACATCACACGGCACCAATCTTGAACTATTTTTACTCTTCTCTTTGTCATCCATTGTTATGTAATACTGTAACCTAACCCAGCACGTAAATGCCGAGCTGTAAACATACGGCGTCAGCTTCTCTTTCGTCACCAACCACACTATTATTTCCATCAACGACGACGACTCTgttgtcatcatcatcatcctttTATAAGCTCCGTTAATCCACTTCACTGTATCAGATCCGTCTGATATAAATCCAGGACACGTGCTGTCTTCTAGATTCTTCAACCTTTCCATGTCCGTACAACCTAACCCTCCTCCTTCATATGCGTCTGTCACGCATTCAACCGTCACCCATGACTCTACAACCACCTTCTGTCTCCGATCAGAAGTATTCAGATCAACCATCGATGGCTGCTTTAACTTAAGCTCTATAGCTTCGtcttgattattattattattgttattcaGTTGGTTGCACCAAGATCTCTCTCTTTCAGTCGAATAATCACTCGTCTCAGGCAACAATTGAAGCGTTACCGTCTTGTTAAATCCACCGTCTTCTCCGATCTCATTTTGTTTACCTTTTTCTTGATCCGatgaggatgatgatgatgctAAGCAAATCTTTTTCCGAGTTCTTCTCAGTGATCTATTATTCTTACAAACCCTAACAtattttctcttctttcttcttttcgAAACTAAAACACTGTTGTTCTTCAACGAAGAGTGATTAGAATCCAAACCATTAGCCGGTTTCGGAGCAATTGGCCGGAACCGGAGCATCATCTGGTTAAACATCGACTTATCCTGCGCACCACCTGCATAATTTATCACGCGCCACCCATCTCCGCCGTCCATTTCTGCTTCCTATCTCTCAGTACAGATATTCCTTTTTGGTTTCTCTCTCACTTTTTAAGGACGGGAGCTCAGGCGATAATCGAAGGGGCAGTAGAATAATGAAGGTGTGAGAGGTTAACACGTGTCTAGGGCAAgggtaaaaaaattgattgggTGAAAAACGAAGAGGTGGACCCATGAAAAGGTGGCTTTGGAGAGTGGACCCACTGAATTAGACCAATAAGAGAAGAGAGCGTGTCCTTGAGTGGCCGAAAGAGGAAGACACGTAGCGTTTTGCGTTGATTGTCGTGCTACTGTTCACTGAAGTGGAAATATTGCTTTTTGGTTAGGTTCGATGAGGCAACACGTGGTGTCTTTTTATTAgtaattcttataatttttgTGTTTGTTGCTTAATTCCCTCACTTGCTTCCTCCATCGTCAACACCACCTCAATCAAATTCTTCAATatttgcttatttatttatagaggtgtgtgaccgaaccgaccaaaaccgaattaaccgaactcgaaatattagaaatttctaaaattaaaatcgaaccgaattaTATTGAAACCGAACTGAAATCGAaccgaaataatattttagttcggtcggttatttcggttaaccaaaaaaccaaattttattaaaattaattaataaaaaataaaaataa
This window of the Mercurialis annua linkage group LG5, ddMerAnnu1.2, whole genome shotgun sequence genome carries:
- the LOC126682451 gene encoding uncharacterized protein LOC126682451, with product MDGGDGWRVINYAGGAQDKSMFNQMMLRFRPIAPKPANGLDSNHSSLKNNSVLVSKRRKKRKYVRVCKNNRSLRRTRKKICLASSSSSSDQEKGKQNEIGEDGGFNKTVTLQLLPETSDYSTERERSWCNQLNNNNNNNQDEAIELKLKQPSMVDLNTSDRRQKVVVESWVTVECVTDAYEGGGLGCTDMERLKNLEDSTCPGFISDGSDTVKWINGAYKRMMMMTTESSSLMEIIVWLVTKEKLTPYVYSSAFTCWVRLQYYITMDDKEKSKNSSRLVPCDVWRMECGGFAWRLDVEAALSLGR